Proteins found in one Geomonas subterranea genomic segment:
- the aroC gene encoding chorismate synthase: protein MFRYLTAGESHGPQLTAIVEGIPSGLKLTENDINADLLRRQGGYGRGGRMKIETDRVSIRSGVRWGETLGSPITLVVENTDWVNWEERMSVSAEHRDDSIRVTRARPGHADLPGAMKYAHNDVRNILERSSARETAVRVAVGAVAKAYLARFGIAVTGCVVELGGVKAERPELSVKALQDAIASSPVYTYDAKAELEMIEAIDRAKAAGDTLGGVVEVRVTGMPVGLGSHVQWDRRLDARLAAAVMSIQAFKGVEIGAGFETARLPGSQVHDEIYFDEQRVARGEKTGFYRTTNRAGGLEGGITNGEEIVVYGAMKPIPTLYTPLKSVDILTKEPFEATVERSDCCAVPAASVVAEAVVAVEIANAFMEKFGGDSVAETARNYSSYIEYLREF from the coding sequence ATGTTCAGATACCTTACCGCGGGAGAATCTCACGGGCCGCAGTTGACCGCCATTGTAGAAGGGATCCCCTCGGGACTTAAACTCACCGAAAACGATATCAACGCGGATCTCCTGCGCAGGCAGGGTGGGTACGGCCGCGGTGGCCGCATGAAGATCGAGACCGACCGCGTCAGCATCCGTTCCGGCGTCCGCTGGGGCGAAACCTTGGGCTCCCCCATCACCCTGGTGGTGGAGAATACCGACTGGGTGAACTGGGAAGAGCGGATGTCCGTCAGCGCCGAGCACCGCGACGACTCCATCCGCGTCACCCGCGCGCGCCCGGGACACGCCGATCTCCCCGGCGCCATGAAGTACGCCCACAACGACGTGCGCAACATCCTCGAGCGCTCCAGCGCCCGCGAGACCGCCGTGCGTGTCGCGGTGGGCGCCGTGGCCAAGGCCTACCTCGCCCGCTTCGGCATCGCCGTGACCGGGTGCGTCGTGGAACTGGGGGGCGTGAAGGCGGAGCGCCCCGAGCTTTCCGTCAAGGCGCTGCAGGACGCCATCGCCTCGTCGCCGGTCTACACCTACGACGCCAAGGCGGAGTTGGAGATGATAGAGGCCATCGACCGCGCCAAGGCCGCAGGCGACACGCTCGGTGGCGTGGTCGAGGTCAGGGTGACCGGAATGCCGGTGGGGCTCGGGAGCCACGTGCAGTGGGACCGCAGGCTGGACGCGCGCCTGGCCGCCGCCGTGATGAGCATCCAGGCGTTCAAGGGGGTGGAGATCGGTGCGGGATTCGAGACGGCGCGGCTACCGGGCTCCCAGGTGCATGACGAGATCTACTTCGACGAGCAGCGCGTGGCCCGCGGCGAGAAGACCGGTTTCTACCGCACCACCAACCGGGCCGGCGGTCTGGAGGGGGGGATCACCAACGGTGAGGAGATCGTGGTGTACGGTGCCATGAAGCCCATTCCGACCCTGTACACGCCGCTCAAGTCGGTCGACATCCTGACCAAGGAGCCTTTCGAGGCGACCGTGGAGCGCTCGGACTGCTGTGCCGTTCCCGCCGCATCGGTGGTTGCCGAGGCCGTGGTCGCCGTGGAGATCGCCAACGCCTTCATGGAGAAGTTCGGCGGCGATTCCGTGGCCGAGACCGCCAGGAACTACTCCTCCTACATCGAATACCTGCGTGAGTTTTAA
- a CDS encoding shikimate kinase has protein sequence MSFKNIFLTGFMGCGKTSVGQLLAQRLGWTFVDLDQVIVEAAGRSIKEIFAADGEPHFRELESRMLERVAAGSGQVVSTGGGVVIAPVNRAVMRSHGCIVNLTASVETIAQRVSGDSERPLLADDASLLKIRSMLEGREPFYADADVRIDTTGKEIATVCEHVLDYCKGSL, from the coding sequence GTGAGCTTTAAGAACATCTTTCTCACCGGTTTCATGGGGTGCGGCAAGACCAGCGTGGGGCAACTGCTGGCGCAACGGCTCGGCTGGACCTTCGTCGATCTCGACCAGGTCATCGTCGAGGCGGCGGGGCGGAGCATCAAGGAGATCTTCGCGGCCGACGGCGAGCCCCATTTCCGGGAACTGGAATCGAGGATGCTCGAACGGGTAGCGGCTGGCTCCGGCCAGGTCGTGTCCACCGGCGGAGGCGTGGTGATCGCGCCCGTCAACCGGGCCGTGATGCGCAGCCACGGCTGCATCGTGAACCTCACCGCCAGCGTGGAAACCATCGCCCAGCGGGTGAGCGGCGACAGCGAGCGACCGCTGCTGGCGGACGACGCCTCGCTTCTGAAGATCCGCAGCATGCTGGAGGGGCGTGAGCCATTCTACGCCGATGCCGACGTCCGGATCGACACCACCGGCAAGGAGATCGCCACGGTGTGCGAGCATGTACTGGATTACTGTAAGGGGTCTTTGTGA
- the aroB gene encoding 3-dehydroquinate synthase, whose product MNVQQIKVALGERSYDILLGAGILGTVGTLCRELGLNGTAAVVSNTTVAPLYFDAVRAAMEAAGYQVLLVSLPDGETYKNSTTLNQIYDALVDASLDRGSFILALGGGVIGDMAGFAAASYLRGIPFVQLPTTLLSQVDSSVGGKTGINHPRGKNLIGAFYQPKGVLIDVKTLDTLPEREFRAGLGEIVKYGAVLDGDFFRFLEDNVDALLARDKDALIQAVARSCSIKAKVVAVDEREGGVRAVLNYGHTLGHAVETLTGYATYLHGEAVAIGMVQAAKISQHFGYCNQTDRDRIEALIAALGLPAELPAFPPERYVEALSHDKKVRDKGLLFICNRGIGAYKMERVTDLKALLEICA is encoded by the coding sequence GTGAACGTCCAACAGATTAAAGTGGCACTGGGAGAGCGGAGCTACGACATCCTGCTCGGCGCCGGCATCCTCGGAACCGTCGGCACCCTTTGCCGTGAACTCGGGCTCAACGGCACCGCCGCCGTCGTTTCCAACACCACCGTCGCGCCGCTTTATTTCGACGCCGTGCGCGCCGCCATGGAGGCGGCAGGGTACCAGGTGCTCCTGGTCTCGCTCCCGGACGGGGAGACGTACAAGAACAGCACCACCTTAAACCAGATCTACGACGCCCTGGTGGACGCCTCTTTGGACCGGGGTTCCTTCATCCTCGCCCTGGGGGGCGGGGTGATCGGCGACATGGCTGGTTTCGCGGCCGCCAGTTACCTGCGCGGCATCCCCTTCGTGCAACTCCCCACAACGCTCCTGTCCCAGGTCGACTCGAGCGTCGGCGGCAAGACCGGCATCAACCACCCCCGCGGCAAAAACCTGATCGGCGCATTTTACCAGCCCAAGGGCGTCCTCATCGACGTGAAGACGCTGGACACGCTGCCGGAGCGCGAGTTCCGCGCGGGACTTGGCGAGATCGTCAAGTACGGCGCCGTGCTGGACGGCGACTTCTTCCGTTTCCTCGAGGACAACGTCGATGCGCTCCTGGCGCGCGACAAGGACGCCCTCATCCAGGCCGTCGCCCGCAGCTGCTCGATCAAGGCGAAGGTCGTGGCGGTGGACGAGAGGGAAGGGGGGGTGCGGGCGGTCCTGAACTACGGGCATACCCTGGGACATGCCGTCGAGACCCTCACCGGGTACGCCACCTACCTGCACGGCGAGGCCGTCGCCATCGGCATGGTGCAGGCCGCGAAGATCTCGCAGCACTTTGGCTACTGCAACCAGACGGACCGGGACCGGATCGAGGCACTCATCGCCGCGCTGGGGCTTCCGGCCGAGCTTCCGGCATTCCCGCCGGAAAGGTATGTGGAGGCTCTTTCCCACGACAAGAAGGTGCGCGACAAGGGGCTGCTCTTCATCTGCAACCGCGGTATCGGCGCCTACAAGATGGAAAGGGTGACGGACCTTAAAGCACTTCTCGAGATCTGCGCATAG
- a CDS encoding tetratricopeptide repeat protein translates to MVEDALSFWTEIQRYEDMLVADAKSLCFAPLSDLYRKLGLLDDAVSVAQKGCAAHPEYALGFVALGNACYAKGMPQEARQALEKAISLNPDHIQAMKLLSQLYVEVGELALARQVLGNLLARDPEDMESSMLLNSIASAPASPPAAEPDEEVLEELEIIEELEVLDEEAEAEPVAVPAPPQAAPVTPPVRTDAAEDIWAIEDLEELSGVPAPAASQSRGAAPDPLTTATLAELYVSQGFLDKAMVIYGELLAAHPENQQYRLRHEELAEQKQLQQAAAAAPVTPAAPAAPVAPVAPVAPVAPAAPAASTVTGFDGHEGPAAMEVPISLEQTAAPAAFAGMETPAQLESAPLEQLREPEQAPADEDLESSLQRWLENIRRRKDGV, encoded by the coding sequence ATGGTAGAGGACGCGTTATCGTTTTGGACTGAGATTCAGCGTTACGAAGACATGCTGGTGGCGGACGCGAAATCGCTCTGCTTCGCACCGCTCTCCGACCTGTACCGGAAGCTCGGCCTTCTGGACGATGCCGTCTCCGTGGCCCAAAAAGGGTGCGCGGCGCATCCGGAGTACGCGCTGGGATTCGTCGCGCTCGGCAACGCCTGTTACGCGAAGGGGATGCCCCAGGAGGCACGGCAGGCCCTGGAAAAGGCGATCTCCCTCAACCCCGACCACATCCAGGCGATGAAATTGCTGAGCCAGCTCTACGTAGAAGTGGGGGAACTGGCACTCGCGCGCCAGGTGCTGGGAAATCTGCTTGCCCGCGACCCGGAGGACATGGAAAGCTCCATGCTTCTCAACTCCATAGCCTCGGCACCGGCTTCCCCCCCCGCTGCGGAACCCGACGAGGAAGTGCTGGAAGAACTCGAGATCATAGAAGAGCTGGAAGTGCTCGATGAGGAAGCCGAGGCCGAGCCGGTCGCCGTCCCTGCGCCGCCGCAGGCGGCACCCGTCACGCCCCCCGTCCGGACTGATGCGGCAGAAGACATCTGGGCCATCGAGGACCTTGAGGAGCTTTCCGGTGTGCCGGCTCCCGCGGCGTCGCAGTCGCGTGGCGCCGCTCCGGACCCGCTCACCACGGCGACCCTGGCGGAGCTCTACGTCTCGCAGGGGTTCCTGGACAAGGCGATGGTGATCTATGGCGAGCTTCTCGCGGCGCATCCCGAAAACCAGCAATACCGGCTCAGGCACGAGGAACTGGCCGAACAAAAGCAGTTGCAGCAGGCCGCCGCTGCGGCACCGGTTACTCCCGCCGCACCCGCCGCACCTGTCGCACCTGTCGCACCTGTCGCACCTGTCGCACCCGCAGCGCCTGCAGCATCTACCGTCACCGGGTTCGATGGCCACGAAGGCCCCGCCGCCATGGAGGTGCCGATAAGCCTGGAGCAGACCGCCGCTCCCGCTGCTTTCGCAGGAATGGAGACGCCGGCGCAGCTGGAATCGGCACCACTGGAGCAGCTCCGGGAGCCGGAGCAGGCCCCCGCCGATGAGGATCTTGAGAGCTCGCTGCAACGCTGGCTGGAAAACATAAGGAGAAGAAAAGATGGGGTTTAA
- a CDS encoding roadblock/LC7 domain-containing protein translates to MGFKGILKEIVAESGGLGGVIMGYDGIAIDEYLRDGAGVDVQTMTIEYASVLKEVKRTVGVLKTGDLEEVSIITEKCCVIVRGISDDFFAALVLPSDGNFGKARFLLKRAAPGFRESLQ, encoded by the coding sequence ATGGGGTTTAAGGGGATTCTTAAGGAGATTGTCGCGGAAAGCGGCGGCCTGGGCGGAGTCATCATGGGATACGACGGCATCGCCATCGATGAGTACCTGCGCGACGGGGCCGGGGTGGACGTGCAGACCATGACCATCGAGTACGCCTCCGTGCTGAAGGAGGTCAAACGGACGGTCGGCGTGCTGAAGACCGGCGATCTGGAAGAGGTTTCCATCATCACCGAGAAATGCTGCGTCATCGTGCGTGGCATCAGCGATGACTTCTTCGCGGCGCTGGTGCTTCCTTCCGACGGCAACTTCGGCAAGGCCCGTTTCCTCCTCAAACGCGCGGCACCGGGCTTCCGGGAGTCGCTGCAATGA
- the aroQ gene encoding type II 3-dehydroquinate dehydratase — translation MSTASAKILVLHGPNLNLLGVREPGVYGTTTLEGINNALLELAAELSLELEIVQSNSEGGLVDAIQGALGTCQGILINPAAYTHTSVALRDAIAATALPAVEVHLSNVHAREPFRSHSFIAPVAVGQICGFGAESYLLGLRALAKRLGK, via the coding sequence ATGAGCACCGCCAGCGCGAAGATCCTGGTCCTGCACGGGCCGAACCTGAACCTCCTGGGGGTCCGCGAGCCTGGCGTCTACGGCACCACCACCCTCGAGGGGATCAACAACGCACTGCTGGAACTGGCGGCGGAACTGTCGCTGGAGCTCGAGATCGTGCAGAGCAACAGCGAAGGGGGTCTCGTGGACGCCATCCAGGGAGCCCTCGGCACCTGCCAGGGGATCCTGATCAACCCCGCAGCCTACACCCACACCAGCGTCGCCCTCCGCGACGCCATCGCCGCAACCGCACTTCCGGCCGTCGAGGTTCACCTCTCCAACGTGCACGCCCGGGAGCCCTTCCGAAGCCACAGTTTCATCGCCCCGGTAGCGGTCGGACAGATCTGCGGTTTCGGCGCGGAAAGCTACCTTTTGGGGCTGCGCGCCCTTGCCAAACGGCTGGGAAAATAG
- a CDS encoding aminopeptidase P family protein encodes MIGNRILAAQECLKRLDAELLLILNLSNIRYLTGFTGSEALLIISPEDGWFLTDSRYTSQAGAEVTGAKVIEFSNRMDTLAELLLQSGATRVAFEAGSTTVAFYQELCGRTPEIEYLNADSELAGLRTVKDAGELEILERVAAIASESLLETVARLKPGMTESEVAWMLEVAMRERGAEGKSFDFIVASGERGALPHGRASGKKLVAGELVTIDYGAIYRGYCSDETVTVCLGEPDPKQREVYETVLAAQRAAMEAVHPGLSFRDVDAKARDYIAGKGFGEYFGHGLGHGVGIDIHEHPTASPRSKHVIQEGMVFTIEPGIYIPGWGGVRIEDTVVVEQNCCRPITRVPKELMIL; translated from the coding sequence ATGATAGGTAACAGAATCCTTGCGGCCCAAGAATGCCTGAAACGTCTGGATGCCGAACTGTTGCTGATCCTCAATCTGAGCAACATCCGGTATCTCACCGGGTTCACCGGCAGCGAGGCGCTGCTGATAATCTCTCCAGAAGACGGGTGGTTTCTCACCGACTCCCGTTACACCTCCCAGGCTGGCGCCGAGGTCACGGGCGCGAAGGTCATCGAGTTCTCGAACCGGATGGATACGCTGGCCGAACTGCTGCTGCAAAGCGGCGCGACCAGGGTCGCCTTCGAAGCCGGCTCCACCACAGTCGCTTTCTACCAGGAGCTTTGCGGCAGGACGCCGGAAATCGAGTACCTGAACGCCGACAGCGAGCTGGCCGGCCTCAGGACGGTTAAGGACGCCGGCGAACTGGAGATCCTCGAACGGGTGGCCGCCATCGCCTCGGAATCACTCCTGGAGACCGTGGCGCGCCTGAAGCCGGGGATGACCGAGAGTGAAGTGGCCTGGATGCTGGAAGTGGCCATGCGTGAGAGAGGGGCGGAAGGGAAATCTTTCGATTTCATAGTCGCCTCCGGCGAACGCGGTGCGCTGCCGCATGGGCGCGCTTCCGGGAAGAAGCTGGTGGCGGGGGAATTGGTCACCATCGACTACGGCGCCATCTACCGCGGTTACTGCTCGGACGAGACGGTGACCGTATGTCTTGGGGAGCCCGACCCGAAGCAGCGCGAGGTGTACGAAACGGTTCTGGCGGCGCAGCGCGCGGCCATGGAGGCGGTCCATCCCGGCCTCAGTTTCCGGGACGTCGACGCCAAGGCGCGCGACTACATCGCCGGCAAGGGGTTCGGGGAATATTTCGGACACGGCCTTGGGCACGGAGTCGGCATCGACATCCACGAGCACCCCACGGCCTCGCCGCGCAGCAAGCACGTCATCCAGGAGGGTATGGTCTTCACCATCGAGCCGGGGATCTACATCCCGGGGTGGGGTGGCGTGAGGATAGAGGACACCGTGGTGGTCGAGCAGAACTGCTGCCGTCCCATCACCAGGGTGCCCAAAGAGCTGATGATTCTCTGA
- the accB gene encoding acetyl-CoA carboxylase biotin carboxyl carrier protein — MDIKDLKMLIKMVTETDITEFELENADDKVVIKRGCSAAPQFQMQAPVAYQYAPAAPAAAAAPAAAPAAAAPAAAEKEQGDVITSPIVGTFYRAPAPDAAPFVEVGQIVEKGQVLCIVEAMKLMNEIEAEFKCKIVKICKENAQPVEYGDTLFVVEKL, encoded by the coding sequence GTGGATATAAAAGACCTGAAGATGCTGATCAAGATGGTAACGGAGACCGACATCACCGAGTTCGAGCTGGAAAACGCAGATGACAAGGTCGTCATCAAGAGGGGCTGCAGCGCTGCTCCGCAGTTCCAGATGCAGGCGCCCGTCGCCTACCAGTACGCTCCGGCCGCTCCCGCGGCTGCCGCAGCTCCGGCTGCCGCTCCCGCCGCAGCCGCTCCGGCTGCCGCAGAGAAGGAGCAGGGCGACGTGATCACCTCCCCCATCGTCGGTACCTTCTACCGTGCTCCGGCTCCGGACGCCGCTCCCTTCGTGGAAGTCGGCCAGATCGTCGAGAAGGGGCAGGTTCTCTGCATCGTCGAAGCGATGAAACTCATGAACGAGATCGAGGCGGAGTTCAAGTGCAAGATCGTGAAGATCTGCAAGGAGAACGCGCAGCCGGTCGAGTACGGCGACACCCTCTTCGTGGTGGAGAAGCTTTAA
- the accC gene encoding acetyl-CoA carboxylase biotin carboxylase subunit → MFHKILIANRGEIALRIIRTCKEMGIKTVAVYSTADAESLHVKLADESVCIGPAPSLSSYLNINAIISAAELTDAEAIHPGYGFLSENPRFAEICEKCGITFIGPTAESMRIMGDKISARQAVIKVGVPILPGTKEGVHDVTEAIKVAKEIGFPVIIKATAGGGGRGMKIVHSPAALPNAFMTARTEAQTGFGNPEVYIERYCENPRHVEIQVLADKHGNVIHLGERDCSIQRRHQKVIEEAPSTVTTPELRKAMGEAAVAAAKAVNYNSVGTMEFLVDKNNNFYFMEMNTRVQVEHPVTEMITGVDIVKEQIRSAYGEKLRYTQDDIKIKGHSIECRINAEDSVKFTPCPGKITDHHTPGGLGVRVDSFVYTNYTVVPHYDSLIAKLIVHADTREEAIKRMARALDEYIVDGIKTTIPFHKRIMANKDFIEGNIDTGFIERLVLE, encoded by the coding sequence ATGTTCCATAAAATTCTTATCGCCAACCGGGGGGAGATCGCCCTCCGGATCATCAGGACCTGCAAGGAGATGGGGATCAAGACGGTCGCCGTCTACTCCACCGCCGACGCCGAGTCGCTGCACGTGAAACTCGCCGACGAGAGCGTCTGCATCGGTCCGGCTCCCAGCCTCTCCAGCTACCTGAACATCAACGCCATCATCTCCGCGGCGGAACTTACCGATGCGGAGGCGATCCACCCCGGCTACGGCTTCCTGTCGGAAAACCCGAGGTTCGCGGAGATCTGCGAGAAGTGCGGTATCACCTTCATCGGCCCCACCGCCGAGAGCATGCGCATCATGGGCGACAAGATCTCCGCCCGCCAGGCGGTCATCAAGGTCGGCGTGCCCATCCTTCCCGGCACCAAGGAAGGGGTTCACGACGTCACCGAGGCGATCAAGGTCGCCAAGGAGATCGGCTTCCCGGTCATCATCAAGGCGACGGCAGGCGGCGGCGGGCGCGGCATGAAGATCGTGCACTCCCCGGCGGCCCTCCCCAACGCGTTCATGACCGCGAGGACCGAGGCGCAGACCGGCTTCGGCAACCCGGAAGTCTACATCGAGCGCTACTGCGAGAACCCGCGCCACGTCGAGATCCAGGTCCTGGCCGACAAGCACGGCAACGTGATCCACCTGGGCGAGCGTGACTGCTCCATCCAGCGTCGTCACCAGAAGGTGATCGAGGAGGCTCCCTCCACCGTCACCACCCCTGAGCTCAGGAAGGCGATGGGCGAGGCCGCGGTCGCCGCGGCCAAGGCCGTCAACTACAACAGCGTGGGGACCATGGAGTTCCTGGTCGACAAGAACAACAACTTCTACTTCATGGAGATGAACACCCGCGTGCAGGTGGAGCACCCGGTGACCGAGATGATCACCGGCGTCGACATCGTGAAGGAGCAGATCCGCTCCGCTTACGGCGAAAAGCTCCGCTACACCCAGGATGACATCAAGATCAAGGGGCACTCCATCGAGTGCCGCATCAACGCCGAGGACTCGGTGAAGTTCACCCCGTGCCCCGGCAAGATCACCGACCACCACACCCCGGGCGGGCTCGGCGTCCGCGTCGACTCCTTCGTGTACACCAACTACACCGTCGTGCCACACTACGATTCCCTGATCGCCAAGCTCATCGTGCACGCCGACACCAGGGAAGAGGCCATCAAGCGCATGGCACGCGCCCTGGACGAGTACATCGTGGACGGCATCAAGACCACCATCCCGTTCCACAAGCGGATCATGGCCAACAAAGACTTCATAGAAGGGAACATAGACACCGGCTTCATCGAAAGGCTGGTACTGGAGTAA
- the gcvH gene encoding glycine cleavage system protein GcvH — translation MDFPEELKYSKEHLWVRVEGDRAVIGVTDYAQAELGNVTSVELPEPGDELEQDDSFGSIEARKTVADLYAPLSGTVLEVNTELGTAPEFVNDDPYDAGWLVVIEMADSEELNLLMSAELYEDTVSVSEE, via the coding sequence ATGGACTTTCCAGAAGAGCTTAAATACAGCAAAGAGCACCTGTGGGTTCGCGTCGAGGGTGACCGTGCCGTAATCGGGGTCACCGACTACGCGCAGGCGGAGTTGGGCAACGTCACCTCGGTCGAGCTCCCGGAGCCGGGCGACGAGCTGGAGCAGGACGATTCGTTCGGCTCCATCGAGGCGAGAAAAACGGTGGCCGACCTCTACGCGCCGCTTTCGGGCACCGTGCTCGAGGTCAACACCGAGCTCGGCACCGCGCCGGAGTTCGTCAACGACGATCCCTACGACGCCGGCTGGCTGGTCGTCATCGAGATGGCCGATTCGGAGGAGCTGAACCTTCTCATGTCCGCCGAGCTGTACGAGGACACCGTCTCCGTTTCCGAAGAATAA
- a CDS encoding menaquinone biosynthetic enzyme MqnA/MqnD family protein produces the protein MTINIGHIKYANCTPIFTALASHFDCTGYRFVDGVPARLNAMLRAGEIDLSPSSSIEYAMAHEQYCLLPELSISAIGPVKSVFLFSKVPVEELDGAPIGLTAESDTSVNLLKVLLGRKYGFSNAFERTTLPLTRALEQFPGLLLIGDAALKGAASGSGFFCYDLGQLWHEFTGLPFVFALWIVRREAALEKRAELEALARDLVAAKKLAYASYAEIAANCEERAWLSEEALVDYWQTISYELTDAHLEGARLFFRHAFEMGLIPSLPELRFFE, from the coding sequence GTGACCATCAACATAGGACATATCAAGTACGCTAACTGCACTCCCATATTCACCGCTCTCGCTTCCCATTTCGACTGCACCGGGTACCGCTTCGTGGACGGTGTCCCGGCGCGTCTGAACGCCATGCTGCGCGCCGGCGAGATCGACCTCAGCCCCTCCTCCTCGATCGAGTACGCCATGGCGCACGAGCAGTATTGTCTGCTCCCCGAGCTCTCCATCAGCGCCATCGGTCCGGTGAAGAGCGTGTTTCTTTTCTCCAAAGTTCCCGTGGAGGAGCTGGACGGCGCCCCCATCGGGCTTACCGCGGAATCGGATACTTCGGTAAACCTCCTCAAGGTGCTGCTGGGGAGGAAATATGGCTTCAGCAACGCTTTCGAGCGGACCACGCTGCCGCTCACCCGGGCGCTGGAGCAGTTTCCCGGCCTGCTGCTGATCGGTGACGCCGCCCTGAAAGGGGCCGCTTCAGGTTCCGGGTTCTTCTGTTACGACCTGGGGCAGCTCTGGCACGAGTTCACCGGGCTCCCCTTCGTCTTTGCTCTCTGGATTGTGCGGCGCGAGGCGGCGCTGGAGAAGCGCGCCGAACTGGAGGCGCTGGCCCGTGACCTGGTGGCGGCGAAGAAGCTCGCCTACGCGAGCTATGCCGAGATCGCGGCGAACTGCGAGGAGCGCGCCTGGCTCAGCGAGGAGGCGCTGGTGGATTACTGGCAGACCATCTCGTACGAGCTGACCGACGCGCACCTTGAAGGCGCGCGGCTCTTCTTCCGGCACGCCTTCGAGATGGGGCTCATCCCGAGCCTGCCGGAGTTGCGTTTTTTCGAGTAA
- a CDS encoding NUDIX domain-containing protein → MPFDFLACPACGAKVKEYKNPLPTVDVIVELPDGIVLIERKNEPLGWAIPGGFVDYGETLEHAAVREMEEEIAVVLEEKDLRLLGCYSDPARDKRSHNISTVYVAKATGTPKAGDDAAAFAIFPIDALPQPLCFDHARILSDYRRKKEAGEI, encoded by the coding sequence ATGCCATTTGATTTTCTGGCCTGCCCCGCTTGCGGGGCCAAGGTGAAAGAGTATAAGAATCCGCTCCCCACCGTGGACGTGATCGTCGAACTCCCGGACGGGATCGTGCTAATCGAGCGCAAGAACGAGCCGCTAGGATGGGCCATACCCGGCGGCTTCGTCGATTACGGGGAAACGCTGGAACATGCGGCCGTACGGGAGATGGAGGAAGAGATTGCGGTCGTTCTGGAGGAAAAGGATTTGAGGCTGTTGGGATGCTACTCCGATCCGGCCCGCGACAAACGCAGCCACAACATCTCGACCGTTTACGTCGCAAAGGCTACGGGCACCCCCAAGGCTGGCGACGACGCGGCAGCCTTCGCCATCTTCCCCATCGACGCCCTACCCCAACCGCTCTGCTTCGACCACGCCCGGATTCTGTCCGACTACCGCAGAAAAAAAGAAGCTGGAGAGATTTGA